A stretch of the Ipomoea triloba cultivar NCNSP0323 chromosome 16, ASM357664v1 genome encodes the following:
- the LOC116007856 gene encoding uncharacterized protein LOC116007856, translating to MTHVEEKIIIEQVKDTHNPTGGIDVDANCLLKFVDNIFNFNTVRRDAMQDKLQLQEHIQKEISFVVLQLSFVIAFTSVSNDDCHSTAIYLLSLLSKYMWHVKE from the exons ATGACTCATGTTGAAGAGAAGATCATCATAGAACAAGTTAAGGATACACATAATCCGACTGGTGGCATAGATGTTGATGCTAATTGTCTTCTCAAGTTTGTGgacaacattttcaatttcaatacg GTTCGTCGAGATGCAATGCAAGACAAGTTACAACTACAAGAACACATCCAGAAGGAgatttcatttgttgttttaCAACTCTCTTTCGTG atAGCCTTCACTTCGGTAAGCAATGATGATTGTCACTCAACTGCAATTTATCTGCTAAGTTTGTTGTCAAAGTATATGTGGCATGTTAAGGAGTAA